The Nitrospirota bacterium genome has a segment encoding these proteins:
- a CDS encoding oligosaccharide flippase family protein, whose amino-acid sequence MTPSSSLGRGVLTNFTGIALRTSRVGFLWIVAKLYGTSEYAVYSLSFAVYDVLLFLCLAGFDNALWNFIPRYRGTDRARERSCLQTAILLPAFASLVLGAGLVLGAEPVASLLFRKPEVAPGLRWMGAILPLATLARILFAATRGLKIMKYYVIGIEMFEPLAMVSLALLFLQFQLPIPKAEGPFVAHLVAEFAVVLVAFVTTRRHFSLGQMFMPHPAWFHRETFSYSVALGGVNMSTLLSRRVDIFLVGRYLPLPQVAAYNLATEVAFIIVKIRAAFPPIMSPLLAEASTTGDHKRLRESARAAALWSTVATIPAVVLALLFGAPLMEAFGMEPRFGHAPLILLVLGHFAYTAGGPAGEVLAATGRPYAYTLFNSLPMILTLVLGPLLIPGGAGVTAAWITCAGTAVSKIPLVLLMNSKTRVQTFSLSQIEVLAAGAALAALLWALGAWITVDTPLEMGGLALLFCALFGGWIWKRKLLRAD is encoded by the coding sequence TTGACCCCTTCGTCTTCGCTGGGCCGGGGGGTCCTGACGAATTTCACCGGCATCGCGCTTCGCACCTCGCGCGTGGGTTTTCTCTGGATCGTTGCCAAACTCTACGGCACGTCGGAGTACGCGGTGTACTCCCTCAGTTTCGCCGTATACGACGTTCTTCTCTTCCTCTGCCTCGCGGGATTCGACAACGCACTCTGGAACTTCATTCCGCGGTACCGGGGAACCGACAGGGCTCGTGAGCGGTCCTGCCTCCAAACGGCGATACTGCTGCCCGCGTTCGCATCCCTCGTCCTCGGCGCGGGACTGGTCCTGGGCGCCGAACCGGTGGCGAGTCTGCTGTTCCGCAAGCCGGAGGTCGCCCCCGGACTCCGGTGGATGGGGGCCATCCTTCCGCTGGCCACGCTGGCTCGAATCCTGTTCGCCGCCACGCGGGGTCTCAAGATCATGAAGTACTACGTCATCGGGATCGAGATGTTTGAGCCTCTCGCGATGGTTTCTCTGGCCCTGCTCTTTCTACAGTTCCAGCTGCCGATCCCCAAAGCGGAGGGACCTTTCGTGGCGCATCTTGTCGCCGAATTCGCCGTGGTCTTGGTGGCGTTCGTCACCACACGGCGCCATTTCTCCCTGGGCCAAATGTTCATGCCGCACCCTGCGTGGTTTCACCGCGAGACTTTTTCCTACTCGGTGGCGCTCGGCGGCGTGAACATGTCCACCCTTCTTTCCCGCCGCGTCGATATTTTTCTGGTCGGGCGTTACCTCCCTCTCCCGCAGGTCGCCGCGTATAACCTTGCCACGGAAGTGGCATTCATTATCGTCAAGATTCGTGCCGCGTTTCCCCCCATCATGTCGCCCCTGCTGGCGGAGGCTTCAACCACCGGAGACCACAAGCGGCTCAGGGAATCGGCGCGCGCCGCAGCCCTGTGGAGCACCGTGGCCACGATTCCCGCCGTGGTTCTCGCCCTCCTCTTCGGGGCGCCCTTGATGGAAGCGTTTGGAATGGAGCCGCGCTTCGGGCATGCGCCGCTCATCCTGCTGGTCCTCGGTCACTTCGCGTATACGGCGGGTGGGCCGGCCGGCGAGGTTCTCGCGGCAACGGGCAGACCCTACGCCTACACGCTCTTCAACAGCCTCCCTATGATTCTCACGCTGGTACTCGGTCCGCTCCTGATCCCGGGGGGTGCGGGTGTGACCGCCGCGTGGATCACCTGCGCCGGGACGGCCGTTTCCAAAATTCCCCTCGTCCTCCTCATGAACTCCAAAACCCGAGTGCAGACTTTCAGTTTGTCGCAGATCGAAGTCCTCGCCGCCGGCGCCGCACTGGCCGCCCTGCTCTGGGCCTTGGGGGCGTGGATCACCGTGGATACGCCCTTGGAGATGGGTGGACTCGCGCTCCTATTTTGTGCACTCTTCGGAGGATGGATCTGGAAACGCAAACTCCTCAGGGCCGACTGA
- a CDS encoding glycosyltransferase family 4 protein yields the protein MDLETQTPQGRLTIVLFTYDFPPFIGGISAYARSLAVGLGELGHEVHVVCPGTPWDAGGQRPYIHRFDATGSDFHRYRKGVEAMEEVLNSVRPDVLHAVSSIAHLALGRMETPALPRVMTVHGTELLRNLNRRGLRLRDRLFRPAYLEADRIICVSRFTRSLAESHGLPADKLHVVYNGVDTRPRYHAPEAASDLRSRFDLYGKKVILTIAHLHPRKGQMEVIRALPEILRTVPEAAYVMVGSGDSMTELKLEAHAMGLDGAVRFCGEAPDAAAFFAVADTLVLFSLPAGSSIEGFGLSVAEAMAEGVPVVVSNTGGLPEVVEHERCGLVVPHDHPELLAPALIRVLKEPSGERRFGDAGRQRARGMFSLARFTTDTLAVYQTALRGRV from the coding sequence ATGGATCTGGAAACGCAAACTCCTCAGGGCCGACTGACGATTGTTCTGTTCACCTACGATTTCCCTCCCTTCATCGGTGGGATTTCGGCCTATGCGCGAAGTCTCGCGGTCGGTCTGGGCGAGTTGGGTCATGAAGTGCACGTGGTCTGCCCCGGAACACCGTGGGATGCCGGCGGACAGCGACCCTACATCCATCGTTTCGATGCCACCGGGTCGGATTTCCACCGCTATCGGAAGGGAGTCGAAGCGATGGAAGAGGTTCTGAATAGCGTGCGGCCCGACGTCCTCCATGCGGTGAGTTCGATAGCCCATCTGGCTTTGGGGCGGATGGAAACCCCGGCCCTTCCGCGCGTCATGACCGTTCACGGCACGGAACTGCTCCGAAACCTGAATCGCCGAGGGCTCCGCCTGAGAGATCGACTGTTTCGTCCGGCTTACTTGGAGGCCGACCGTATTATCTGTGTAAGTCGGTTCACGCGATCGCTGGCCGAATCACACGGTCTGCCGGCCGACAAGCTGCACGTGGTCTACAACGGAGTGGACACACGCCCCCGATATCATGCTCCGGAGGCGGCATCTGATCTTCGGTCGCGATTCGACCTCTACGGAAAGAAAGTCATCCTCACGATCGCGCATCTTCACCCCCGCAAGGGACAGATGGAGGTGATCCGTGCCCTTCCGGAGATTCTGCGGACCGTCCCGGAGGCGGCTTACGTCATGGTGGGGAGCGGGGATTCGATGACCGAGCTCAAGTTGGAGGCCCATGCGATGGGACTCGATGGCGCCGTACGATTCTGCGGCGAGGCGCCCGATGCCGCCGCTTTTTTCGCCGTGGCCGACACCCTCGTGCTGTTCAGTCTCCCTGCCGGTTCCTCCATCGAAGGTTTCGGCCTGTCCGTCGCGGAAGCGATGGCCGAGGGCGTGCCGGTCGTCGTGTCGAACACGGGCGGCCTGCCCGAGGTCGTCGAACATGAGCGTTGTGGCCTCGTGGTGCCGCATGACCACCCGGAGCTTCTCGCACCTGCCCTGATCAGAGTCCTGAAAGAGCCTTCGGGGGAACGGCGTTTTGGAGACGCGGGCCGGCAGCGTGCCCGCGGGATGTTCTCGCTCGCACGCTTCACGACAGACACTCTCGCCGTCTACCAGACCGCCTTGCGAGGCCGCGTTTGA
- a CDS encoding glycosyltransferase family 4 protein, which yields MKIAVDLKAVARETMGIGVYAMELARRFPALAPAHRLTYLVRSNDIFEVAEWNRSVRFIAAPPALRSKTGFIAWEHFLMPGDFERFEADVVFFPETVVPIRRFDAPAVVTVHDLAYAEAGETLTMSKRLYKAWSARHASRRAARFIADSAYTAESMERVLGIRRQRITVVPLGVDPAVFRPVRDPDRRHLLWDRVGIGNAPYLLYAGNINPKKNIGVLIDAFREVRKEWGKDLRLVFSGKVGWKLDEIAPWMTGEWKDGIRHVGFLSREELVRLYSEAATFVYPSSHEGFGLPLAEAMACGCPVVSTRRTSIPEVVGEAGILLDEMSSATLSAAILRLLRDPGLRSDLVGRGLERARAFSWDRAARLTLDVLEETARTT from the coding sequence ATGAAGATCGCCGTTGACCTCAAAGCCGTGGCGCGCGAAACGATGGGCATCGGTGTCTATGCAATGGAGTTGGCCCGTCGATTTCCTGCCCTGGCCCCGGCGCATCGACTCACGTATCTCGTCCGATCAAACGATATCTTCGAGGTGGCCGAATGGAATCGCTCCGTGCGATTCATCGCCGCCCCTCCCGCTCTCCGGAGCAAGACGGGTTTCATCGCGTGGGAGCATTTCTTGATGCCGGGCGACTTCGAGCGATTCGAGGCCGACGTCGTCTTTTTCCCGGAGACGGTGGTTCCGATCCGACGCTTCGACGCGCCCGCCGTCGTGACGGTCCACGATCTGGCCTACGCCGAAGCCGGTGAAACCCTGACGATGTCGAAGAGGCTTTATAAGGCGTGGTCTGCACGTCACGCCTCGCGCCGGGCAGCCCGCTTTATTGCCGATTCAGCCTACACGGCCGAGAGCATGGAACGCGTCCTCGGAATCCGGCGACAGCGGATCACGGTCGTTCCGCTCGGGGTGGACCCGGCCGTGTTTCGTCCTGTTCGGGATCCGGATCGTCGGCACTTGCTTTGGGACCGCGTCGGAATTGGCAATGCCCCATACCTCCTATACGCGGGAAACATCAACCCGAAGAAGAACATCGGCGTTCTGATCGACGCGTTTCGGGAAGTCCGGAAAGAGTGGGGGAAAGACCTTCGGCTCGTCTTTTCCGGAAAAGTGGGCTGGAAGTTGGACGAGATCGCACCCTGGATGACGGGGGAATGGAAGGATGGGATTCGGCACGTGGGATTTCTCTCGCGAGAGGAGTTGGTGAGGCTCTACTCGGAAGCGGCGACGTTTGTGTATCCGAGCAGCCATGAAGGATTTGGTCTGCCGCTGGCGGAGGCGATGGCCTGCGGGTGTCCCGTCGTTTCGACACGGCGGACGTCCATTCCCGAAGTGGTGGGAGAGGCAGGAATTCTGCTGGACGAAATGTCATCGGCCACGCTCAGCGCCGCCATTCTTCGTCTCCTCCGGGATCCGGGACTTCGCTCCGATCTCGTCGGGCGTGGCCTCGAACGCGCCCGCGCCTTTTCCTGGGATCGCGCAGCGCGGCTGACTCTGGACGTGCTGGAAGAAACGGCGCGAACGACCTGA
- a CDS encoding polysaccharide biosynthesis C-terminal domain-containing protein: MARIIPFPAVVGINVALARLFGAEVVGQVTLLLFFSGLLAYVSRLTGGAGLAHALTAYPPDSSRGWSLFWKTYRTSIWMMALSSAVLIPMSAIVLDRAYGQGSLWKALIPLVLAAAFLEHSWQFAQCRFRATQRMKFFFRAETAAQYLTLGFVFALPWLLGRSAQSAAMYKVFFPFCAFIGGGIFVWLEYRRRTTEAGGSIPSSRSVISYNARALPQQLSEIVIEYADRLIIPLLLTVEQLGYYASAYSVFKVFDMITRLPAQMLFSSLSGLWHRGESHQVLKTYRDTHRYLVLLGWPIMLAGIGFSDVIMGWFGDDFRQATPALRILLAGCLLHSVAQLTGNILLATNRPFQASIPIGVGSLLNVGLNLLLIPVWGLSGSAAAGLISYALMAVLTLILVARAIRTRAWELLDGVNISRILVAGIPMTAGLGLSLSQAEPLWRFGGALASLALFLALAFMTKAWTRDLLRSVKNLGRA; encoded by the coding sequence ATGGCACGGATCATCCCGTTCCCGGCCGTCGTTGGAATCAATGTCGCGCTCGCCCGCCTTTTCGGGGCGGAGGTGGTGGGACAGGTCACCCTGCTCCTCTTTTTCTCGGGCCTCCTGGCCTATGTCTCCCGGTTGACGGGAGGGGCGGGGCTCGCCCATGCCCTCACCGCCTATCCGCCGGACAGCTCGCGCGGCTGGTCGCTCTTCTGGAAAACCTACCGGACATCCATCTGGATGATGGCGCTTTCCTCGGCGGTGTTGATACCGATGTCGGCGATCGTTCTCGATCGTGCGTACGGTCAGGGATCACTGTGGAAGGCGCTGATCCCGCTCGTTCTCGCCGCGGCGTTCCTGGAGCACAGTTGGCAGTTCGCCCAATGCCGTTTCCGCGCCACGCAACGGATGAAATTCTTTTTCCGCGCGGAAACCGCGGCGCAGTATCTCACGCTGGGTTTCGTCTTCGCGCTTCCCTGGCTTCTGGGTCGATCGGCCCAATCGGCTGCGATGTACAAAGTGTTTTTCCCGTTCTGCGCGTTCATTGGTGGCGGGATTTTCGTATGGCTTGAATACCGACGACGCACCACCGAGGCGGGCGGGTCAATTCCTTCTTCCCGCTCCGTGATCAGTTACAACGCGCGCGCGCTGCCGCAGCAGCTTTCGGAAATCGTCATTGAATACGCCGACCGCCTGATCATCCCCCTCCTGCTCACGGTGGAGCAACTGGGCTACTACGCCAGCGCCTACTCGGTTTTCAAAGTGTTCGACATGATTACGAGATTGCCCGCCCAGATGCTTTTCTCCTCCCTCTCGGGGCTCTGGCACCGCGGGGAGAGCCATCAGGTTCTCAAGACCTACCGCGATACCCACCGCTACCTCGTCCTACTGGGCTGGCCCATCATGCTCGCGGGGATCGGATTTTCAGATGTCATCATGGGATGGTTTGGAGACGATTTCCGGCAGGCCACCCCGGCGCTCCGCATCCTGCTCGCCGGGTGCCTCTTGCACAGCGTCGCCCAACTTACGGGAAACATTCTTCTAGCGACGAATCGGCCGTTCCAAGCATCCATCCCCATCGGTGTCGGCTCCCTGCTGAACGTCGGCCTGAACCTTCTCCTGATTCCCGTGTGGGGATTGAGCGGCTCGGCCGCGGCGGGGCTGATCTCGTACGCCTTGATGGCCGTTCTGACTCTGATCCTCGTGGCCCGCGCGATCCGGACGCGGGCGTGGGAACTCTTGGATGGCGTGAACATCTCCAGAATCCTGGTGGCCGGAATCCCGATGACCGCGGGTCTGGGCCTTTCGCTCTCCCAAGCCGAACCGCTGTGGCGATTCGGCGGCGCACTAGCCTCCCTGGCCCTCTTCCTCGCTCTCGCCTTCATGACAAAGGCGTGGACGCGAGACCTCCTGCGAAGCGTGAAGAACTTGGGCCGCGCGTAG
- a CDS encoding 4Fe-4S binding protein has protein sequence MALMITEECTNCGVCEPECPNDAIYEAGVRWIYPGESGDHDPVEAAKIGNDVYYIVPTKCTECVGHYETSQCVDVCPVDCIPKHSEIVESKEQLTEKYNKLMSLGGKKAA, from the coding sequence ATGGCGTTGATGATCACAGAAGAATGCACCAATTGCGGCGTGTGCGAGCCGGAATGCCCGAACGACGCGATTTACGAAGCCGGTGTCCGCTGGATCTACCCCGGCGAGTCGGGTGACCATGATCCCGTTGAAGCCGCCAAGATCGGCAATGACGTCTACTATATCGTTCCCACCAAATGCACGGAGTGCGTCGGCCATTACGAGACTTCCCAGTGCGTGGATGTCTGCCCCGTGGACTGCATCCCCAAACACTCGGAGATCGTCGAATCCAAGGAGCAGCTCACTGAAAAGTACAACAAGCTGATGTCCCTCGGAGGGAAGAAGGCCGCCTGA
- a CDS encoding glycosyltransferase family 4 protein: protein MKKILFLSTCVRGGGAGWSLYSLIKNLDRTRFEPHVVVPSSGIFGELYRGLRVPLTEIRSLPERMESPASAPRRVIGLALAAREVAALAQSGEFDLIYCNNMLTKPVGWLAGGSARRPVVFHCRNIHDTRARATFYPMLARSPRVKKVICNSEASREPYARWVGGKTVVIHNGVDLDRFSAQNASGAVRSALKLERSAPLVGYFGNLIPRKGPQILVESAPHVLRRQRDAQFVLVGDEPVGGSGRFRQRLADRVRQLGVESAVHFTGAVPDIRPYLSEVNVAAIPSLQEPFGRVVIEAMAMGVPVVATAVGGIPEIIHDGEDGVLVPPGAPLEFAEGILKLLDDPALAGRIARAASDHVRKNFAAPVMARRIESVLDPV from the coding sequence ATGAAGAAGATCCTCTTCCTTTCCACATGCGTTCGAGGCGGCGGCGCCGGCTGGAGCCTCTACAGCCTGATCAAGAACCTCGATCGGACCCGATTCGAACCCCATGTGGTCGTGCCCTCCTCGGGCATTTTCGGGGAACTGTATCGAGGCTTGCGTGTTCCGCTGACCGAGATCCGAAGCCTGCCTGAACGAATGGAGTCTCCGGCCTCGGCGCCCCGGCGCGTCATCGGGCTCGCGCTCGCCGCGCGGGAGGTCGCCGCGCTCGCCCAATCCGGAGAGTTCGATCTGATCTACTGCAACAATATGCTCACAAAACCGGTCGGCTGGCTGGCGGGGGGAAGCGCCAGGAGGCCGGTCGTCTTTCACTGTCGGAATATCCATGACACGCGAGCCCGAGCGACTTTCTATCCGATGCTCGCGCGCTCGCCGCGGGTGAAAAAGGTGATCTGCAATTCGGAGGCTTCGCGGGAACCGTACGCGCGATGGGTGGGCGGCAAGACCGTCGTGATTCACAACGGGGTGGACCTCGATCGCTTCTCCGCGCAAAACGCGTCCGGAGCCGTCAGAAGCGCGCTGAAGCTGGAGCGATCGGCGCCGCTCGTCGGATATTTCGGAAATCTGATCCCACGGAAGGGACCGCAGATCCTCGTCGAATCCGCACCGCACGTGCTTCGACGACAACGCGACGCACAGTTCGTTCTCGTCGGCGACGAGCCCGTCGGAGGCAGCGGCCGATTTAGACAACGGTTGGCCGACCGTGTCCGTCAATTGGGCGTCGAAAGCGCGGTCCATTTCACCGGCGCCGTTCCGGACATCCGGCCCTATTTGAGCGAGGTGAACGTGGCCGCCATTCCTTCGCTTCAAGAGCCGTTCGGGCGGGTCGTCATCGAGGCGATGGCCATGGGCGTGCCGGTGGTGGCCACGGCGGTCGGTGGTATCCCGGAAATCATCCACGATGGCGAGGATGGAGTCCTTGTGCCGCCCGGTGCGCCGCTCGAATTCGCGGAAGGGATTCTGAAACTCTTGGACGATCCGGCCCTGGCCGGACGGATCGCCCGCGCGGCATCGGATCACGTTCGAAAGAATTTCGCCGCTCCGGTGATGGCCCGCCGCATCGAATCGGTCCTCGACCCCGTATGA
- a CDS encoding CYTH domain-containing protein, translating into MRAVEAKARVDEFTDVQKTLKDLGARRGGEWEEKDVYFKVKRGKYKLKTDEDGKSALLFYFKDAVKGAKLCVCEKLPLKERGKMSQFLQANFGQGVEIKRKRSRYMLDSIRIFLDDVLDIGKFVKIEAPVDPTTPVHDAKKHVDDLVKKFRFTDRELTSYTYDELHRIATLKK; encoded by the coding sequence ATGAGAGCCGTTGAAGCGAAGGCGAGGGTGGACGAGTTCACGGACGTCCAGAAGACACTCAAAGACCTCGGGGCGCGCCGCGGGGGAGAGTGGGAAGAGAAGGACGTCTACTTCAAGGTCAAGCGCGGCAAATACAAGCTCAAGACGGACGAGGACGGCAAGTCGGCGCTCCTTTTCTACTTCAAAGATGCGGTCAAGGGCGCCAAGCTCTGCGTGTGCGAAAAACTTCCGCTCAAAGAGCGCGGGAAGATGAGCCAGTTCCTGCAGGCGAATTTCGGCCAGGGCGTGGAGATCAAGCGCAAGCGATCCCGCTACATGCTCGACTCCATCCGGATCTTCCTGGACGACGTGCTGGACATCGGCAAGTTCGTCAAGATCGAGGCACCGGTGGACCCAACCACCCCGGTTCACGACGCGAAGAAGCACGTCGACGATCTGGTGAAGAAATTTCGATTTACCGACCGCGAATTGACCAGCTACACCTACGACGAGCTGCATCGGATCGCGACTCTGAAGAAGTAG
- a CDS encoding sulfatase-like hydrolase/transferase produces the protein MLRSLFKLVVALLALVALRKIAFEFPHWRPDVLGELPEGRLLKQGEFEVAERLAEKHPVLVNFDESTDVRIQSAFNLGVAMKGTGRRAGQSWAAVGRLGLALESMPVVLVPPGGVVAYQVVLPPKAAFETHVASWFPDSDSARLLRFRLDVISEGSATTVMDESGPSHHPPHSSLLSRGLAAIEKWFARGARPKRWLFKRVETDLSRWSGRSVILRFRVEGEGRDSAGVGLWGAPIVIGERTAPKPNLLFLVIDGLSPQFTDCLEDRPWTDTPVIAELCRSGEVVRRMYTAANGTRASVAALAYGVRASDLLLPIYDREIPDRVRRLRAWGPPSIFEQLAERGYRTAGIHDNIFAVETHEAGYDLGIEESYIVHGTMQDTPNIVHLASNWIRNHRGLPFAMYVHVDVTHDLFKVPPIRDMAATLVHAPSSVFKAFRYASGAHYSDRVAGWLRDLLKEEGLEDDTIFVVLSDHGNIFSRDKKRSYFSKRDGRWQWSDPYGWHGGTTYEDDLRVLWVLNGPGVKPGEREFGWLPEEAGKWARAAGDDLPDPAESFTDSCRPIDMQMGEAWVCPDSLKFVRFAEGIRVKGDGPERRAVDEAWRVSDDFREHVLSGADSEEAFRRNPHPNTHSPRGWVLRIPPSSSIDGRVDWERGGGPSGKKTTAASPSLPVVASDESLGCTIQELTPSGMALRARTQTEWCEFYFESPETRIHLDLSENGQEVKTLSLGPLGVIEKGSRFEFDSSKAPLLTAGKGMPSVFLTEFPVLFITGRRTWAYSNLPTNLSRQTPEVVQIMKDWGYLK, from the coding sequence ATGCTCCGTAGTTTGTTCAAACTGGTCGTCGCCCTGCTGGCGCTGGTGGCGCTCCGGAAGATCGCTTTCGAATTTCCCCACTGGCGGCCCGATGTGCTGGGAGAACTTCCCGAAGGCCGGCTCTTGAAGCAGGGCGAATTCGAGGTGGCAGAGCGGCTGGCCGAGAAGCACCCCGTTTTGGTGAACTTCGATGAATCAACGGATGTGCGAATCCAGTCGGCCTTCAACCTTGGAGTAGCGATGAAGGGGACCGGCCGTCGAGCCGGACAATCTTGGGCCGCCGTCGGGCGGCTTGGTCTCGCTCTCGAATCGATGCCCGTGGTTCTCGTTCCTCCGGGCGGTGTGGTGGCGTACCAGGTTGTCCTGCCCCCAAAGGCCGCCTTTGAAACGCACGTCGCGTCCTGGTTTCCCGATAGCGACTCGGCACGGCTCCTGCGGTTCAGACTGGACGTTATCTCTGAGGGGAGCGCTACCACGGTGATGGACGAATCGGGGCCCTCCCACCACCCTCCGCATTCTTCCCTCCTCTCGCGGGGCTTGGCCGCGATTGAAAAGTGGTTCGCGCGGGGTGCGCGACCGAAGCGGTGGCTGTTCAAGAGGGTGGAGACGGATCTTTCTCGATGGAGCGGTCGGTCTGTCATCCTGCGATTTCGAGTGGAGGGGGAAGGACGGGATTCCGCCGGCGTCGGCCTGTGGGGCGCACCGATCGTGATCGGAGAGCGGACCGCCCCGAAACCGAATCTCCTCTTTCTGGTGATCGACGGACTCAGCCCCCAATTCACCGACTGCCTGGAAGACCGCCCTTGGACGGACACTCCGGTCATTGCCGAACTATGCCGGAGTGGAGAGGTGGTGAGGCGGATGTACACGGCGGCGAACGGAACGAGGGCGAGCGTGGCTGCGCTTGCGTATGGTGTCCGCGCCTCCGATCTTCTGCTGCCGATTTACGACCGCGAAATCCCGGACCGTGTGCGCCGGCTCCGCGCTTGGGGGCCGCCGTCGATCTTCGAACAGTTGGCGGAGCGGGGATATCGGACCGCCGGCATCCACGACAATATCTTTGCCGTTGAAACCCACGAGGCGGGCTACGATCTCGGCATCGAGGAGAGCTACATCGTGCACGGCACGATGCAAGACACGCCGAACATCGTGCATCTTGCATCGAACTGGATCCGGAACCACCGCGGATTGCCTTTCGCTATGTACGTTCACGTGGATGTGACGCACGACTTGTTCAAAGTTCCGCCGATTCGCGACATGGCCGCGACGCTGGTCCACGCGCCGAGCTCCGTATTCAAAGCCTTCCGATATGCCTCAGGAGCCCACTACAGCGATCGCGTGGCCGGGTGGTTGCGGGATCTCCTGAAAGAGGAAGGGCTGGAGGACGATACGATTTTCGTCGTCCTCTCGGACCACGGCAACATTTTCAGCCGGGACAAGAAGCGTTCGTATTTCTCGAAGCGCGATGGCCGATGGCAGTGGAGCGATCCGTATGGGTGGCACGGAGGAACGACGTATGAAGACGACCTCCGCGTGCTGTGGGTCCTGAATGGACCGGGCGTGAAGCCGGGGGAGCGTGAATTCGGGTGGCTGCCCGAGGAGGCGGGGAAATGGGCGCGAGCGGCGGGCGACGACCTGCCCGATCCCGCTGAATCTTTCACCGATTCCTGCCGGCCGATTGACATGCAAATGGGGGAGGCATGGGTGTGTCCCGACTCGCTGAAGTTCGTTCGTTTTGCAGAAGGAATTCGGGTCAAAGGGGATGGCCCCGAGCGCCGCGCGGTGGATGAGGCGTGGCGAGTTTCGGATGATTTCCGTGAACACGTGCTTTCGGGAGCCGACAGCGAAGAGGCGTTTCGCCGAAATCCGCATCCCAATACCCATTCACCGCGAGGATGGGTGCTGAGGATACCCCCAAGTTCCTCGATCGATGGGCGCGTGGATTGGGAGCGGGGGGGGGGGCCGTCCGGGAAGAAGACAACAGCCGCGTCTCCTTCGTTGCCCGTCGTGGCGTCGGACGAATCGCTCGGATGCACGATTCAAGAACTGACCCCAAGCGGGATGGCATTACGGGCGAGGACGCAAACGGAATGGTGCGAATTCTATTTTGAATCCCCCGAAACCCGGATCCACCTGGACTTGAGCGAAAATGGGCAAGAAGTGAAAACGCTTTCGCTCGGCCCGTTGGGAGTAATCGAGAAGGGGTCTCGTTTTGAATTCGACTCGTCGAAAGCCCCGCTCCTGACAGCGGGCAAAGGGATGCCCTCGGTCTTTCTCACCGAGTTCCCCGTCCTCTTCATCACCGGGCGGCGAACGTGGGCCTATTCGAACCTTCCGACGAATCTGAGTCGCCAGACCCCCGAGGTCGTCCAGATCATGAAGGATTGGGGCTATCTCAAGTGA